A window from Drosophila kikkawai strain 14028-0561.14 chromosome 2L, DkikHiC1v2, whole genome shotgun sequence encodes these proteins:
- the Glyp gene encoding glycogen phosphorylase — protein MSKPQSDADRRKQISVRGIAEVGNVTEVKKNFNRHLHYTLVKDRNVSTLRDYYFALANTVKDNMVGRWIRTQQHYYEKDPKRVYYLSLEYYMGRSLTNTMINLGIQSECEEAMYQLGLDIENLEEMEEDAGLGNGGLGRLAACFLDSMATLGLAAYGYGIRYEYGIFAQKIKNGEQVEEPDDWLRYGNPWEKARPEFMLPINFYGRVIDTPEGKKWVDTQRVFAMPYDNPIPGYGNNHVNTLRLWSAKSPIDFNLKFFNDGDYIQAVLDRNLAENISRVLYPNDNFFEGKELRLKQEYFMCAATLQDIIRRYKASKFGSREAVRNSFDHFPDKVAIQLNDTHPSLAIPELMRILVDEEHLDWEKAWDITTRSCAYTNHTVLPEALERWPVSMLESILPRHLQIIYHINFLHMENVKKKFPEDLDRMRRMSLVEEDGEKRINMAHLSIVGSHAVNGVAAIHSQILKDSLFHDFYEMDPKKFQNKTNGITPRRWLLLCNPGLSDLIAEKIGDEWPVHLDQLVALKKWAKDPNFQRNVARVKQENKLKLAAILEKDYGVKVNPSSMFDIQVKRIHEYKRQLLNCLHIITLYNRIKKDPTANFTPRTIMIGGKAAPGYYVAKQIIKLICAVGNVVNNDPIVGDKLKVIFLENYRVTLAEKIMPAADLSEQISTAGTEASGTGNMKFQLNGALTIGTLDGANVEMAEEMGLDNIFIFGMTVDEVEALKKKGYNANDYYSTNPEVKQVIDQIQGGFFSPGNPNEFKNIADILLKYDHYYLLADYEAYIKAQDLVSKTYQNQAKWLEMSINNIASSGKFSSDRTIAEYAREIWGVEPTWEKLPAPEDQPQN, from the exons ATGTCGAAGCCCCAATCGGACGCGGATCGGCGCAAGCAGATCTCGGTGCGCGGCATCGCGGAGGTGGGCAATGTGACCGAGGTGAAGAAGAACTTCAATCGCCACCTGCACTACACGCTCGTCAAGGATCGTAATGTGTCCACGCTGCGCGACTACTACTTTGCCCTGGCCAACACCGTCAAGGACAACATGGTGGGCCGGTGGATTCGCACACAGCAGCACTACTACGAGAAGGATCCCAAG CGCGTCTACTACCTGTCGCTTGAGTACTACATGGGTCGCTCCCTGACCAACACCATGATCAACTTGGGCATCCAGAGTGAGTGCGAGGAGGCCATGTACCAGCTGGGTCTGGACATTGAGAATCTGGAGGAGATGGAGGAGGATGCCGGTTTAGGCAACGGTGGTCTGGGTCGCCTGGCCGCCTGTTTCCTGGACTCGATGGCCACCCTTGGCCTGGCTGCCTATGGCTATGGCATCCGTTATGAGTACGGCATCTTCGCCCAGAAGATCAAGAACGGTGAGCAGGTGGAGGAGCCCGATGACTGGCTGCGTTATGGCAATCCCTGGGAGAAGGCCCGTCCCGAGTTCATGCTGCCCATCAACTTCTACGGTCGCGTGATCGACACGCCCGAGGGCAAAAAGTGGGTGGATACCCAAAGGGTGTTCGCCATGCCCTACGACAATCCCATTCCCGGATACGGCAACAACCATGTGAACACGCTGCGTCTGTGGTCCGCCAAGTCGCCCATCGACTTTAACCTGAAGTTCT TCAACGATGGTGACTACATCCAGGCCGTGCTGGATCGTAATCTAGCTGAGAACATCTCCCGTGTGCTGTACCCCAACGACAACTTCTTCGAGGGCAAGGAGCTGCGTCTGAAGCAGGAGTACTTCATGTGCGCCGCCACCCTGCAGGACATTATCCGCCGCTACAAGGCCTCGAAGTTCGGATCGCGGGAGGCAGTCCGCAACTCCTTCGATCACTTCCCAGACAAGGTGGCCATCCAGCTGAACGACACCCATCCGTCGCTGGCCATCCCTGAGCTGATGCGCATCCTGGTCGACGAGGAGCACCTGGACTGGGAGAAGGCCTGGGATATCACAACCAGGAGCTGTGCCTACACCAACCACACCGTGCTGCCAGAGGCTCTGGAACGCTGGCCGGTGTCCATGCTGGAGTCGATCCTGCCCCGTCATCTGCAAATCATCTACCACATCAACTTCCTGCACATGGAGAATGTGAAGAAGAAGTTCCCCGAGGACCTGGACCGCATGCGTCGCATGTCCCTGGTGGAGGAGGATGGCGAGAAGCGCATCAACATGGCCCATCTGTCGATTGTGGGCTCCCATGCCGTCAATGGCGTGGCTGCCATCCACTCGCAGATCCTGAAGGACTCGCTCTTCCACGACTTCTACGAAATGGATCCCAAGAAGTTCCAGAACAAGACCAACGGCATCACCCCCCGTCGTTGGTTGCTGCTCTGCAACCCCGGACTGTCCGATCTGATTGCCGAGAAGATCGGCGATGAGTGGCCAGTCCATCTGGATCAGTTGGTTGCCCTGAAGAAGTGGGCCAAGGACCCGAACTTCCAGCGCAACGTGGCCCGCGTCAAGCAGGAGAACAAACTGAAGTTGGCCGCCATCCTGGAGAAGGATTACGGCGTCAAGGTGAACCCATCCTCCATGTTTGACATCCAGGTGAAGCGCATCCACGAGTACAAGCGCCAGCTGCTGAACTGCCTGCACATCATCACCCTGTACAACAGGATCAAGAAGGATCCCACAGCCAACTTCACGCCCAGGACAATCATGATCGGCGGCAAGGCTGCTCCCGGCTACTATGTGGCCAAGCAGATCATCAAGCTCATCTGCGCCGTGGGCAATGTGGTCAACAATGATCCCATCGTTGGCGACAAGCTGAAGGTCATCTTCCTGGAGAACTACCGCGTTACCCTCGCCGAGAAGATCATGCCCGCCGCTGATCTCTCCGAGCAAATCTCTACCGCCGGCACAGAGGCCTCCGGTACCGGCAACATGAAGTTCCAGCTGAACGGTGCCCTCACCATCGGCACCTTGGATGGCGCCAATGTGGAGATGGCCGAGGAGATGGGCCTGGACAACATCTTCATCTTCGGCATGACCGTCGATGAGGTGGAGGCGCTCAAGAAGAAGGGCTACAACGCCAACGACTACTACAGCACCAACCCGGAGGTCAAGCAGGTGATCGACCAGATCCAGGGTGGCTTCTTCAGCCCCGGCAATCCCAACGAATTCAAGAACATTGCCGACATTCTGCTCAAGTACGATCACTACTACTTGCTGGCCGACTACGAGGCATACATCAAGGCCCAGGATCTGGTCTCCAAGACCTACCAG AACCAAGCCAAGTGGCTGGAGATGTCCATCAACAATATTGCGTCCAGCGGCAAGTTCTCGTCGGATCGCACCATCGCCGAGTATGCCCGCGAGATCTGGGGCGTGGAGCCCACCTGGGAGAAGCTGCCGGCGCCAGAGGATCAGCCACAGAACTAA